A section of the Acanthochromis polyacanthus isolate Apoly-LR-REF ecotype Palm Island chromosome 13, KAUST_Apoly_ChrSc, whole genome shotgun sequence genome encodes:
- the mecom gene encoding MDS1 and EVI1 complex locus protein EVI1-A isoform X17, with translation MKAEEYSCDTMAPDIHEERQYRCEDCDQHFESRNQLLDHQKQPCGMPPTSFLTPGVDNDLKAQEPQDLRPLHMSHGLHECKECDQVFPDVQSLEAHTLSHSEEREYKCDQCPKAFNWKSNLIRHQMSHDSGKHYECENCSKQVFTDPSNLQRHIRSQHVGARAHACSDCGKTFATSSGLKQHKHIHSSVKPFMCKSLRPYLCEVCHKSYTQFSNLCRHKRMHADCRTQIKCKDCGQMFSTTSSLNKHRRFCEGKNHFTAGGLFAQGMPLPGAPGLDKSALAMGHSSAGLADYFGASRHHSGLTFPAAPAFPFSFPGLFPSGLYHRPPLIPATTSPVRQPAHAPVAGPGAELSKSPLLPPSPGAQESRELLKALRKDGGSPGNQIPGSELHIQGSSSSTKQQNKQSDQSESSDLDDVSTPSGSDLESTSGSELESDMDSERERGAARENGKGPKRKATEGGSQSPSLMGSGAAKDFPGPSLIPSSLDEHTAVTGAVNDSIKAIASIAEKYFGSTGLAGLQDKKVGSLPYPSMFPLPFFPAFSPPVYPFPDRDLRPAGLKGEPQSPADDGKKAQGKSSSESPFDLTTKRKEEKLAPFAPSKPEVSHATGQDQPLDLSLGSRGRRRSAREEDTKKNLNYEDKKGVMEIPKADTSLQHARPTPFFMDPIYSRVEKRRMSDPFETLKDKYMRPAPGFLFHPQFRLPDQRTWMTAIENMAEKLETFNSLKPESGDLLRSVPSMFDFRAPPSALPETLLRKGKERYTCRYCGKIFPRSANLTRHLRTHTGEQPYRCKYCDRSFSISSNLQRHIRNIHNKEKPFKCHLCDRCFGQQTNLDRHLKKHENGNLSGTAMSSPQSELDSGSAILDDKEDSYFNEIRNFISNTSQNQASPDPSEEGLIHVPGVRLNGGPFEEEKPLMASHGSRDLEDEEAEELEADEEEGEDNSNTPEKPEGKVLPGNLSDDIMQDEMDFSEQNDLNLSCKTSPRRYKDEEDQSSYSALDHIHRFSEMRKLEESELSDGDGDEDDGSFGSPSLTEAVKQPLFRKSKSQAYAMMLSLAEKDSLHPATHTPATMWHSLARAAAESSAIQSLSHV, from the exons ATGAAGGCTGAGGAGTATTCATGTGACACGATGGCTCCTGATATTCATG AGGAGAGGCAGTACCGCTGTGAGGATTGTGACCAGCACTTTGAGTCCCGCAACCAGCTGCTGGACCACCAGAAGCAGCCATGTGGGATGCCCCCCACCTCCTTCCTGACCCCAG GAGTGGATAATGACCTGAAGGCCCAAGAACCTCAAGACTTGCGACCCCTCCACATGTCCCATGGACTACATGAGTGTAAGGAGTGTGATCAGGTCTTCCCCGATGTCCAGAG CCTGGAGGCCCACACTCTGTCTCACTCTGAGGAGCGGGAATACAAATGTGACCAGTGTCCCAAGGCCTTCAACTGGAAATCAAACCTAATCCGACATCAGATGTCGCACGACAGTGGCAAGCACTACGAATGTGAAAACTGCTCAAAG CAGGTGTTCACAGACCCCAGTAACCTACAGAGGCACATTCGCTCTCAGCACGTTGGGGCTCGTGCCCATGCCTGCTCTGACTGTGGCAAGACGTTCGCAACGTCTTCGGGCCTCAAGCAGCATAAGCACATCCACAGCAGTGTCAAGCCCTTCATGTGTAAGTCACTAAGACCCTACCTAT GTGAGGTATGCCACAAGTCCTACACCCAGTTCTCTAACCTTTGCCGCCACAAACGCATGCACGCTGACTGCCGCACACAGATCAAGTGTAAAGACTGTGGGCAAATGTTCAGCACCACCTCTTCCCTCAACAAGCACCGGCGTTTCTGTGAAGGGAAGAACCATTTCACAGCAGGGGGGTTGTTTGCTCAGGGGATGCCACTCCCTGGCGCTCCTGGCTTGGACAAATCAGCTCTTGCGATGGGTCACAGCAGTGCTGGACTGGCTGATTATTTTGGGGCAAGCCGCCACCATAGTGGGCTTACATTCCCTGCTGCCCCAGCATTTCCTTTCAGCTTCCCTGGCCTGTTCCCCTCTGGACTCTATCACCGGCCACCGCTCATCCCTGCCACCACCTCCCCTGTTAGACAACCAGCCCACGCACCTGTAGCTGGGCCTGGTGCAGAGCTGAGTAAGAGTCCACTGCTGCCTCCAAGCCCTGGTGCTCAGGAGTCTCGAGAGCTCCTCAAAGCTCTCCGTAAAGATGGTGGTTCACCTGGAAATCAGATACCAGGATCAGAGCTCCACATCCAGGGCTCCTCATCGTCCACCAAGCAGCAGAACAAGCAAAGTGACCAATCTGAGAGCAGCGATCTGGACGATGTCAGCACACCCAGCGGCAGTGATCTGGAGAGCACATCAGGCTCCGAGCTTGAGAGTGACATGGACAgtgagagggagaggggggCAGCTCGAGAAAATGGCAAAGGTCCCAAGAGGAAGGCCACTGAGGGAGGCTCCCAAAGCCCCAGCCTGATGGGCAGCGGTGCTGCAAAAGACTTTCCAGGCCCTTCCCTCATTCCATCCTCACTGGACGAGCACACAGCTGTAACAGGGGCTGTGAATGACTCTATTAAGGCCATTGCCTCCATTGCTGAGAAGTACTTTGGCTCCACAGGGCTAGCTGGCCTGCAGGACAAGAAGGTTGGGTCTCTGCCCTACCCCTCTATGTTTCCACTGCCTTTCTTCCCAGCTTTCTCTCCTCCTGTTTACCCCTTCCCAGACAGAGACCTCAGACCTGCAGGCCTGAAGGGTGAACCACAGTCGCCAGCAGATGACGGCAAGAAAGCCCAAGGCAAATCTTCATCTGAGTCACCATTTGACCTCACGACCAAGCGAAAGGAAGAAAAGTTGGCCCCGTTTGCTCCCTCTAAACCAGAGGTCTCACATGCTACTGGTCAGGATCAGCCGCTAGACCTGAGCCTGGGATCCAGGGGCCGTAGACGTAGTGCGAGAGAGGAGGACACCAAGAAGAACCTGAACTATGAAGATAAGAAGGGGGTGATGGAGATCCCAAAAGCAGACACCTCCTTACAGCATGCCAGGCCCACCCCTTTCTTCATGGATCCCATCTATAG CAGGGTTGAGAAGAGGAGAATGAGCGATCCGTTTGAGACTCTGAAAGACAAGTACATGCGACCAGCTCCAGGCTTCCTTTTCCATCCACAG TTTCGTTTACCAGATCAGAGAACTTGG ATGACGGCGATCGAGAACATGGCAGAGAAGCTGGAaacattcaattccttgaagcCAGAGTCTGGTGACCTGCTGCGCTCCGTTCCCTCCATGTTTGACTTCAGAGCTCCACCTTCTGCACTTCCAGAGACGCTGCTGCGCAAAGGCAAGGAGCGCTACACATGCAG ATACTGTGGAAAAATATTCCCTCGCTCTGCCAACCTGACTCGCCACCTCAGGACTCACACGGGAGAGCAACCCTACAG GTGTAAATACTGCGACCGTTCCTTCAGCATCTCCTCCAACCTGCAGCGTCACATTCGTAACATCCACAATAAGGAGAAGCCCTTCAAGTGCCACCTGTGTGACCGTTGCTTCGGTCAGCAAACCAACCTGGACCGTCACCTCAAAAAGCACGAGAATGGCAACCTGTCAG GAACTGCGATGTCGTCCCCGCAGTCTGAACTGGACAGTGGCAGCGCCATATTGGATGACAAAGAAGACTCTTATTTTAATGAGATAAGAAATTTCATCAGCAACACGAGCCAGAACCAGGCATCACCGGACCCCTCTGAAGAAGG TTTAATTCATGTTCCTGGTGTCAGGTTAAACGGTGGTCCATTTGAAGAGGAGAAGCCCCTGATGGCCAGCCACGGGTCACGTGACCTGGAAGACGAGGAAGCGGAGGAGCTGGAAgctgatgaagaagaaggagaagacaaCAGCAACACCCCCGAGAAGCCGGAAGGAAAGGTGCTTCCTGGCAACCTCAGTGATGACATAATGCAAGATGAAATGGACTTCAGTGAGCAAAACGACTTGAACCTCAGCTGTAAAACCTCTCCTAGGAG GTATAAGGATGAGGAGGACCAGAGCAGCTACTCAGCCTTGGATCACATTCATCGTTTCTCTGAAATGCGCAAGCTGGAGGAGAGTGAGCTTAGTGACGGAGATGGAGACGAGGACGATGGATCATTTGGCTCCCCTTCTTTGACCGAGGCAGTCAAACAGCCCCTCTTTAGGAAATCTAAGTCTCAG GCGTATGCCATGATGCTGTCTCTGGCTGAAAAGGACTCTCTCCACCCGGCCACCCATACCCCAGCTACCATGTGGCACAGTCTGGCACGGGCTGCCGCTGAATCCAGTGCCATCCAATCCCTCAGCCATGTATGA
- the mecom gene encoding histone-lysine N-methyltransferase MECOM isoform X8 — MRSKGRARKLATSEGDDEFALYPSDILDDVCGSDGDPALSSALPEDPVSPPLSDDESSPQDPLSFQHPSIFLPQEDLTIPLDFEMRESAVTGGGLGIWSRRKVNIGERFGPYEGEHRPFLQDPTQGWEILDGSGHVKFCVDASKPDIGSWLKHIQFAPAARQHNLTACQIDDQIFYKVTREIFPGQELLLFMKAEEYSCDTMAPDIHEERQYRCEDCDQHFESRNQLLDHQKQPCGMPPTSFLTPGVDNDLKAQEPQDLRPLHMSHGLHECKECDQVFPDVQSLEAHTLSHSEEREYKCDQCPKAFNWKSNLIRHQMSHDSGKHYECENCSKVFTDPSNLQRHIRSQHVGARAHACSDCGKTFATSSGLKQHKHIHSSVKPFMCEVCHKSYTQFSNLCRHKRMHADCRTQIKCKDCGQMFSTTSSLNKHRRFCEGKNHFTAGGLFAQGMPLPGAPGLDKSALAMGHSSAGLADYFGASRHHSGLTFPAAPAFPFSFPGLFPSGLYHRPPLIPATTSPVRQPAHAPVAGPGAELSKSPLLPPSPGAQESRELLKALRKDGGSPGNQIPGSELHIQGSSSSTKQQNKQSDQSESSDLDDVSTPSGSDLESTSGSELESDMDSERERGAARENGKGPKRKATEGGSQSPSLMGSGAAKDFPGPSLIPSSLDEHTAVTGAVNDSIKAIASIAEKYFGSTGLAGLQDKKVGSLPYPSMFPLPFFPAFSPPVYPFPDRDLRPAGLKGEPQSPADDGKKAQGKSSSESPFDLTTKRKEEKLAPFAPSKPEVSHATGQDQPLDLSLGSRGRRRSAREEDTKKNLNYEDKKGVMEIPKADTSLQHARPTPFFMDPIYSRVEKRRMSDPFETLKDKYMRPAPGFLFHPQFRLPDQRTWMTAIENMAEKLETFNSLKPESGDLLRSVPSMFDFRAPPSALPETLLRKGKERYTCRYCGKIFPRSANLTRHLRTHTGEQPYRCKYCDRSFSISSNLQRHIRNIHNKEKPFKCHLCDRCFGQQTNLDRHLKKHENGNLSGTAMSSPQSELDSGSAILDDKEDSYFNEIRNFISNTSQNQASPDPSEEGLIHVPGVRLNGGPFEEEKPLMASHGSRDLEDEEAEELEADEEEGEDNSNTPEKPEGKVLPGNLSDDIMQDEMDFSEQNDLNLSCKTSPRRYKDEEDQSSYSALDHIHRFSEMRKLEESELSDGDGDEDDGSFGSPSLTEAVKQPLFRKSKSQAYAMMLSLAEKDSLHPATHTPATMWHSLARAAAESSAIQSLSHV; from the exons ATCTTGGATGGGTCAGGCCATGTAAAATTCTGCGTGGATGCCAGCAAACCAGATATTGGGAGCTGGCTGAAGCACATTCAGTTTGCCCCTGCGGCCAGGCAGCATAACCTGACAGCGTGCCAGATAGATGATCAG ATCTTCTACAAAGTCACCAGAGAGATTTTTCCTGGTCAGGAGCTGCTACTTTTCATGAAGGCTGAGGAGTATTCATGTGACACGATGGCTCCTGATATTCATG AGGAGAGGCAGTACCGCTGTGAGGATTGTGACCAGCACTTTGAGTCCCGCAACCAGCTGCTGGACCACCAGAAGCAGCCATGTGGGATGCCCCCCACCTCCTTCCTGACCCCAG GAGTGGATAATGACCTGAAGGCCCAAGAACCTCAAGACTTGCGACCCCTCCACATGTCCCATGGACTACATGAGTGTAAGGAGTGTGATCAGGTCTTCCCCGATGTCCAGAG CCTGGAGGCCCACACTCTGTCTCACTCTGAGGAGCGGGAATACAAATGTGACCAGTGTCCCAAGGCCTTCAACTGGAAATCAAACCTAATCCGACATCAGATGTCGCACGACAGTGGCAAGCACTACGAATGTGAAAACTGCTCAAAG GTGTTCACAGACCCCAGTAACCTACAGAGGCACATTCGCTCTCAGCACGTTGGGGCTCGTGCCCATGCCTGCTCTGACTGTGGCAAGACGTTCGCAACGTCTTCGGGCCTCAAGCAGCATAAGCACATCCACAGCAGTGTCAAGCCCTTCATGT GTGAGGTATGCCACAAGTCCTACACCCAGTTCTCTAACCTTTGCCGCCACAAACGCATGCACGCTGACTGCCGCACACAGATCAAGTGTAAAGACTGTGGGCAAATGTTCAGCACCACCTCTTCCCTCAACAAGCACCGGCGTTTCTGTGAAGGGAAGAACCATTTCACAGCAGGGGGGTTGTTTGCTCAGGGGATGCCACTCCCTGGCGCTCCTGGCTTGGACAAATCAGCTCTTGCGATGGGTCACAGCAGTGCTGGACTGGCTGATTATTTTGGGGCAAGCCGCCACCATAGTGGGCTTACATTCCCTGCTGCCCCAGCATTTCCTTTCAGCTTCCCTGGCCTGTTCCCCTCTGGACTCTATCACCGGCCACCGCTCATCCCTGCCACCACCTCCCCTGTTAGACAACCAGCCCACGCACCTGTAGCTGGGCCTGGTGCAGAGCTGAGTAAGAGTCCACTGCTGCCTCCAAGCCCTGGTGCTCAGGAGTCTCGAGAGCTCCTCAAAGCTCTCCGTAAAGATGGTGGTTCACCTGGAAATCAGATACCAGGATCAGAGCTCCACATCCAGGGCTCCTCATCGTCCACCAAGCAGCAGAACAAGCAAAGTGACCAATCTGAGAGCAGCGATCTGGACGATGTCAGCACACCCAGCGGCAGTGATCTGGAGAGCACATCAGGCTCCGAGCTTGAGAGTGACATGGACAgtgagagggagaggggggCAGCTCGAGAAAATGGCAAAGGTCCCAAGAGGAAGGCCACTGAGGGAGGCTCCCAAAGCCCCAGCCTGATGGGCAGCGGTGCTGCAAAAGACTTTCCAGGCCCTTCCCTCATTCCATCCTCACTGGACGAGCACACAGCTGTAACAGGGGCTGTGAATGACTCTATTAAGGCCATTGCCTCCATTGCTGAGAAGTACTTTGGCTCCACAGGGCTAGCTGGCCTGCAGGACAAGAAGGTTGGGTCTCTGCCCTACCCCTCTATGTTTCCACTGCCTTTCTTCCCAGCTTTCTCTCCTCCTGTTTACCCCTTCCCAGACAGAGACCTCAGACCTGCAGGCCTGAAGGGTGAACCACAGTCGCCAGCAGATGACGGCAAGAAAGCCCAAGGCAAATCTTCATCTGAGTCACCATTTGACCTCACGACCAAGCGAAAGGAAGAAAAGTTGGCCCCGTTTGCTCCCTCTAAACCAGAGGTCTCACATGCTACTGGTCAGGATCAGCCGCTAGACCTGAGCCTGGGATCCAGGGGCCGTAGACGTAGTGCGAGAGAGGAGGACACCAAGAAGAACCTGAACTATGAAGATAAGAAGGGGGTGATGGAGATCCCAAAAGCAGACACCTCCTTACAGCATGCCAGGCCCACCCCTTTCTTCATGGATCCCATCTATAG CAGGGTTGAGAAGAGGAGAATGAGCGATCCGTTTGAGACTCTGAAAGACAAGTACATGCGACCAGCTCCAGGCTTCCTTTTCCATCCACAG TTTCGTTTACCAGATCAGAGAACTTGG ATGACGGCGATCGAGAACATGGCAGAGAAGCTGGAaacattcaattccttgaagcCAGAGTCTGGTGACCTGCTGCGCTCCGTTCCCTCCATGTTTGACTTCAGAGCTCCACCTTCTGCACTTCCAGAGACGCTGCTGCGCAAAGGCAAGGAGCGCTACACATGCAG ATACTGTGGAAAAATATTCCCTCGCTCTGCCAACCTGACTCGCCACCTCAGGACTCACACGGGAGAGCAACCCTACAG GTGTAAATACTGCGACCGTTCCTTCAGCATCTCCTCCAACCTGCAGCGTCACATTCGTAACATCCACAATAAGGAGAAGCCCTTCAAGTGCCACCTGTGTGACCGTTGCTTCGGTCAGCAAACCAACCTGGACCGTCACCTCAAAAAGCACGAGAATGGCAACCTGTCAG GAACTGCGATGTCGTCCCCGCAGTCTGAACTGGACAGTGGCAGCGCCATATTGGATGACAAAGAAGACTCTTATTTTAATGAGATAAGAAATTTCATCAGCAACACGAGCCAGAACCAGGCATCACCGGACCCCTCTGAAGAAGG TTTAATTCATGTTCCTGGTGTCAGGTTAAACGGTGGTCCATTTGAAGAGGAGAAGCCCCTGATGGCCAGCCACGGGTCACGTGACCTGGAAGACGAGGAAGCGGAGGAGCTGGAAgctgatgaagaagaaggagaagacaaCAGCAACACCCCCGAGAAGCCGGAAGGAAAGGTGCTTCCTGGCAACCTCAGTGATGACATAATGCAAGATGAAATGGACTTCAGTGAGCAAAACGACTTGAACCTCAGCTGTAAAACCTCTCCTAGGAG GTATAAGGATGAGGAGGACCAGAGCAGCTACTCAGCCTTGGATCACATTCATCGTTTCTCTGAAATGCGCAAGCTGGAGGAGAGTGAGCTTAGTGACGGAGATGGAGACGAGGACGATGGATCATTTGGCTCCCCTTCTTTGACCGAGGCAGTCAAACAGCCCCTCTTTAGGAAATCTAAGTCTCAG GCGTATGCCATGATGCTGTCTCTGGCTGAAAAGGACTCTCTCCACCCGGCCACCCATACCCCAGCTACCATGTGGCACAGTCTGGCACGGGCTGCCGCTGAATCCAGTGCCATCCAATCCCTCAGCCATGTATGA